In Corylus avellana chromosome ca2, CavTom2PMs-1.0, the following proteins share a genomic window:
- the LOC132168942 gene encoding uncharacterized protein LOC132168942 yields MELQHFLHEHPLYLNHYVAYASIRGKIFRCQGCGEDILDLGYSCKMCEFFLHKSCGEQPRELQQHPLHPQHPLILTPTIPHPLKRCYFCNKYIVVGYSYNCSHRNFNLHLKCASIPFTLKPEFHDHALKLLRKSLSFTCDACGIKDEHMYSYACTSLTCSLMVHRKCAALPLTLKHTSHHHALKLTNSSELQVDQSHRRFCHLCVRKVHTNKVYHCSKCNFVAHLDCATREGDTDETFMLEFKDKQPLESTGTLKNEDLELDESIDSLPYVVKKMKIGEDRIEIAEEIKHVSHEHDLKLTEELLNSKKCNGCMHPIFPHPFYSCAQCRFFLHKSCVELPRKKRHPLHPHLLTLFTEPPYNSGVFYCNLCGRDCDRFTYNCEKCEFDADVQCSLISDIFTHDVHEHPLILSKAPYNEKCSCCDYKGKVFKCIDCEFTLDLRCATLPRRVRYRYFEQPFKLCYNAEDDSDDNDYYCDICEEKRNPKYGFYYCEDLNFYAHPKCILGKSPYMKRWASTTSL; encoded by the coding sequence ATGGAGCTTCAGCATTTCCTCCACGAGCATCCGTTGTACTTGAATCATTACGTGGCGTATGCTAGTATTAGAGGTAAAATATTTCGTTGTCAGGGGTGCGGCGAAGATATATTGGATTTAGGTTACAGTTGCAAAATGTGCGAGTTCTTCCTCCACAAATCATGTGGCGAACAACCCCGAGAGTTGCAGCAACACCCATTGCACCCGCAACATCCTCTTATTCTCACCCCAACAATCCCACATCCTCTTAAGCGATGTTATTTCTGCAATAAATATATAGTCGTGGGCTATTCTTACAATTGTTCTCACCGTAATTTTAACCTTCATCTTAAATGCGCTTCTATACCCTTTACCCTAAAACCTGAATTTCACGACCACGCATTGAAGCTCCTGCGGAAATCACTCTCCTTCACTTGCGATGCATGTGGTATAAAAGATGAACACATGTACTCTTACGCATGTACCAGTCTCACATGCTCACTCATGGTCCACCGAAAATGTGCTGCCTTACCATTGACTCTCAAACATACAAGTCACCACCATGCTCTCAAACTCACTAACTCCTCTGAGTTACAGGTAGATCAATCCCACCGTCGCTTTTGTCATCTCTGTGTTAGAAAGGTGCACACTAACAAAGTTTATCATTGCTCAAAATGCAATTTCGTTGCCCACCTTGATTGTGCTACCCGCGAGGGAGACACGGATGAAACATTTATGTTGGAATTTAAAGATAAGCAGCCTCTCGAGTCGACAGGTACGCTTAAAAACGAAGATTTGGAACTAGATGAATCCATTGACTCATTACCTTATGttgtgaagaagatgaagatagGAGAGGATAGAATTGAAATAGCCGAAGAAATCAAACATGTAAGTCACGAACATGACTTAAAGCTTACAGAGGAGCTTTTGAACAGCAAAAAATGTAATGGGTGTATGCATCCTATATTCCCTCATCCGTTTTACAGTTGTGCTCAATGCagattttttcttcataaatccTGTGTTGAATTACCCAGAAAAAAGCGACACCCACTTCACCCCCACCTCCTCACCCTCTTCACAGAGCCGCCTTATAATTCTGGCGTCTTCTATTGTAATCTTTGCGGTCGTGATTGTGATCGCTTCACCTACAATTGTGAGAAATGCGAGTTTGATGCAGATGTCCAATGTAGTTTGATCTCAGACATCTTTACCCATGATGTTCACGAGCACCCGCTTATTCTGTCAAAGGCACCCTATAATGAGAAGTGTAGTTGTTGTGATTATAAAGGAAAAGTATTCAAGTGTATTGATTGTGAATTCACTTTGGATTTAAGATGCGCTACACTGCCACGTAGGGTGAGATATCGATACTTTGAACAACCCTTCAAATTGTGTTATAACGCTGAAGATGATTCTGATGATAATGATTATTATTGTGATATTTGCGAAGAAAAACGAAATCCAAAGTATGGGTTTTACTACTGTGAAGATCTCAATTTTTATGCTCATCCGAAATGCATTCTTGGAAAATCTCCATATATGAAACGATGGGCATCTACCACCTCCTTGTAA
- the LOC132168943 gene encoding uncharacterized protein LOC132168943: MELQHFFHPHPLASAYYSTVTPFRRSCDGCADEILGFSYRCQICYFNLHKSCGEQPHELQHPLHPQHPLILLEESPDYELCYFCNKYIDRFRGFAYNCSHCNFNLHLKCASIPFTLKPEFHDHPLRLLRKSVSFTCDACGIKDEDMYSYVCTTHTCSFMVHRKCAALPLTLKHTSHHHNLDLTHSSQLNQSHRQICRLCVKKVDTDRAYYCSKCNFVAHLVCAAREGETEEIKKPLESTGILKKEDSELDESIDSLPYAVKKMKIGEDKIEIPEEINHFSHQHDLKLTEELLNNEQCGGCMLPISTSPSPQFYSCAQCKFFLHKSCVELPIKKLHPVLHPHLLTLFTKTPYPNSGFSCDVCGRSCNGFAYHCKECGFDVDVQCSLISDILKHEGHEHPLILSRAPSSENCSCCDNSGRVFKCIDCEFTLDVKCATLPHTMRYRHFEQPFKLCYKAEDDYEDDEYYCDICEKKRNPKHWFYYCVDMSFPAHPNCILEKSRYKK, translated from the coding sequence ATGGAACTTCAGCATTTCTTCCACCCCCATCCGTTGGCCTCGGCTTATTACAGTACGGTAACTCCTTTTAGAAGATCTTGTGATGGGTGCGCGGATGAAATATTGGGTTTTAGTTACAGGTGCCAAATATGCTACTTCAACCTTCACAAATCATGTGGGGAACAACCCCACGAATTGCAGCACCCATTGCACCCGCAACATCCTCTTATTCTCCTAGAAGAAAGCCCAGATTATGAGCTATGTTATTTCTGCAATAAATATATAGACCGCTTCAGGGGCTTCGCTTACAATTGTTCTCACTGTAATTTTAACCTTCATCTTAAATGCGCTTCTATACCCTTTACCCTAAAACCTGAATTTCACGACCATCCATTGAGGCTCCTGCGGAAATCAGTCTCCTTCACTTGCGATGCATGTGGGATAAAAGATGAAGACATGTACTCTTACGTATGTACCACTCACACATGCTCATTCATGGTCCACCGAAAATGTGCTGCCTTACCATTGACTCTCAAACATACAAGTCACCACCACAATCTCGACCTCACCCACTCTTCTCAGCTAAATCAATCCCACCGCCAAATTTGTCGTCTCTGCGTTAAGAAGGTGGACACTGACAGAGCTTATTATTgctcaaaatgcaattttgttGCTCACCTTGTTTGTGCTGCACGCGAGGGAGAAACCGAGGAAATAAAGAAGCCTCTTGAGTCGACAGGTATCCTTAAAAAAGAAGATTCAGAACTGGATGAATCCATTGACTCATTACCTTATGCtgtgaagaagatgaagatagGAGAGGATAAAATTGAAATACCCGAAGAAATCAATCATTTTAGTCATCAACATGACTTAAAGCTTACAGAGGAGCTTCTGAACAACGAACAATGTGGTGGGTGTATGCTTCCTATATCTACATCCCCATCCCCACAATTTTACAGTTGTGCTCAATGcaaattttttcttcataaatctTGTGTTGAATTACCCATAAAAAAGCTACACCCAGTACTTCACCCCCACCTCCTCACCCTCTTCACAAAGACACCTTATCCTAATAGCGGATTCAGTTGTGATGTTTGTGGTAGGTCATGTAATGGCTTCGCCTACCATTGTAAGGAATGCGGGTTTGATGTAGATGTCCAATGTAGTTTGATCTCAGACATCCTTAAACATGAGGGTCACGAGCACCCGCTTATTCTATCAAGAGCACCCAGTAGTGAGAATTGTAGTTGTTGTGATAATAGTGGAAGAGTATTCAAGTGTATTGATTGCGAATTCACTTTGGATGTCAAATGCGCTACACTGCCACATACCATGAGGTACCGACACTTTGAACAACCCTTCAAATTGTGTTATAAGGCTGAAGATGATTATGAGGACGATGAATATTATTGTGacatttgtgaaaaaaaacGAAATCCAAAGCATTGGTTTTATTACTGTGTAGATATGAGTTTCCCTGCTCATCCCAATTGCATTCTTGAAAAATCTCGGTATAAGAAATGA